The following is a genomic window from Mus pahari chromosome 1, PAHARI_EIJ_v1.1, whole genome shotgun sequence.
GTAGTAGAACACTTGGCTGGTATTAAACAAAGCTCTgggtgtaatcccagcaccagaaacAACTGAACGAATGAACAACACCACCCCGCCCCCAGGGGATGAATATAAAAATACCAGGTAATACAGAACTAACAGGTGATCTGTTTCCTATGAATAACTACTGAACATTCCCAGGGAGGTGACCCactgataatatatttttatttattggttcttTTTAAACTGGACTGGGAATATATTATCTAGATTACTTGTGTCACCCCACCCCCCTATGaagttattttaaagaagaattttaGTGTTCATGTGATTCCCTGAATAAAATGATGGTAACCTTTTACCCAGTTTTTTGAATGTGTTTGGAGAGTTTTCCGTCTTCTGAGGGCTGGTCCTCTTTCCTTTTCAGCATTTACTATCACGGCTCCAAAGGACCTGTACGTGGTGGAGTATGGCAGCAACGTCACGATGGAGTGCAGATTCCCTGTAGAACAGGAGCTGGACCTGCATGCATTAGTGGTGTACTGGGAAAAGGAAGACAAGCAAGTGATTCAGCTTGTGGCGGGAGAGGAGGACATAAAGCCTCAGCACAGTAGCTTCAGGGGGAGAGCCTCCTTGCCAAAGGACCAGCTTCTGAAGGGAAATGCTGCACTTCAGATCACGGATGTCAAGCTGCAGGACGCAGGCGTCTACTGCTGCATGATCAGCTACGGCGGTGCGGACTACAAGCGAATCACATTGAAAGTCAATGGTAAGAATTACCCTGGATGAGGAAGGCTTCATCTGTATTTAAAACAGCTCCCTAATGCTGAGAGCTCTTCATTCTTGAGAGTTCACACGCACTTCTCACAGAACAACACCAGCCTATTCTTTTTCTTGctcgttcgttcgttcattcgtTTGTTCGTTCACACACTTCAACAGTGAAAAAGCCTAGCACTGTGTGTTTGACAGTAACTTGAGATTCAGTACCAGATAATACTCAGCCATGCTCTGCACTAAGTACCATGATCTTGCAAAGGTGAAATGCCAGGTGTTTGTTTCTTATCgtaaatgcaatatatataatatatattacatagatgtgtatatataactGTGTGATGTGCAATAcgatataatacatgtatatttcatataacaatataatatataatgtataataatatatactataatatatatttatatatataattatatatattgatTGTATTTATGATAAGAAACAAACACCTGGCATTTCATCTTTGCAAGCTTTTTGAATTACttgtaaatatatgtacatacaaacatacacacacacacacacacacacacacacacacacacacacacaNNNNNNNNNNNNNNNNNNNNatatatatatatatatatatatatatatatatatatatatatatatatttacaagtaATTTGAATGTCATGGAAAGAAATAGAATCATAAAAATGTCTCTCCTCCCTAACCACCATCTTCCAAGCATAAATATACAGTAACTACTATTTGTACATCCCTCCATAACTTTTTGTTTGGATTACTATTTATAGTTAGTCTATCATGCTtagcacattttctttcctttgaatatCTCCATACAAAAATTCAaggtatatatgtttatatcatatcatatatcatgcaaagttttatatatgtatacatatatagacacatatctacatatacatacacattatatatagatacaatatataatgtatatatatatatatatatatatatatatgtgcatataggCCTCCACAactgcttatctatctatctatctatctattatctatctatctatctatctatctatctatctatctatctatctatctatttcttctaCTGTAAgggtaacattaaaaaaaattaaggttaatCTATGAAGGATGAGAATGAAGATCTTATGTGTAGAAGAAGCTGTCCTTCTACAGAGGTGGTACAGGCTACACTCAGCAGGCATGCATTCATTTTCAGGGCCTGCATCTCTGGGAGTGCTGAGGAGGAACTATGAGTGTCAGTTCCTGGGTAACGAGCCACAGAAATGTCATCAGGTCACTTGAGTTCAAGGTTCTGGGTTGGAACTAACGAAGGGAAGGAAAACACCTTACTAACCACCTCAGCTTTCACTGTGGGGTCGCACAGACCTGAGAGCATCACTCAACcgcaggcatgcacacagccaGTCCAGATGCCCACTAGGACCGGAAATCCCCAAGGCTCTCTTCTTCACATACCTCCCACAGTGGTGTCCCTCGAATCAGGTGCCTTTCATGGTCTGTGGAAACTTTACCCTGATGGACACTGAGCTTAACCCCATCTTCTCCAGGCAGACGTTGCAGATGGTCTGCCTGCTCCTTTTTGGTTTTCATAATAACTTTAAAACTGTTTGGCTAGAATCAGATAGTCTCCTTCGACCTTTTTACTCCTAAACTAGTGTGAAGGTCAATATTATAAATAGGAAAAATTCATATTTCTCGTAAGGGATCACGACAGTTATTAACTCAAACTTATGTAGAGATTAGGAAAAATGTGTCCATTCGACAGTATATTAATGGGTCTGTGATGCTGGGTCACTTAGAACTCCAGTGGTTATGAAGATGTCACTTGCCTTATTTTGTTGCTTGGCTCTAACTTCCATTACCTTTTACTTACAATTCTTCATTTGTGACCTTCATGAAAGGAGACTCGGGATATGGTTGTTAATATCTTGAACACGTGTTAGTACATCAGCAAATATGAGGCTCCTGTTTGGTTCCAAGACATTTAAAGAACTTGTGAAGCCAGAAGGCCATGAGCAGTCAAGGTAGCTGAACCTGGGGCATGGGAAGGAGCTCAAGGTGGGcagtcaggaagaaggaagcagggtgTAAGTCTCGGTGACAAGAGGTCTCTCATGGCTTGTTAGGAGTAGGTGACTCTGTGGTAAGGAAGAATTTACTCTAGATTATCTGCTCAGAGATCTCTCTGATACCAAAGACAACCTTCTGGAGCAGATGGCTTCTCCATGGAGGGGTCTGTGATGTGGCAAAGCTGATAACCAAGCAGGCTTGAAGGCCTGtttgactattttgttttcttacagaaatCACTACGTCGATATTTTACTCCCAGTTCATCTTGCCATTTGCATGCAAGTTAGCTGGTCTAGGCCAAGAGTCTGAACCTTGGCTGTGATGGGTGTTATGGCTCaaagctgtaatctcagcaatgtgggaggccgaggcaggagaatcacacgATTAGGACTTGTCTGCGCTACGAACATATAGCAGGTTCAAGAGCAGCTGGGCAATTTAGCAAGATCCTttctcaaatacatacatacatacatacatacatacatgcatacatatataaataaatgtacaattaAAATAGGAACAGGACTGAGGACATGCCCAGCAATGTACAGGACCCTGGTTTCAGTTTCTAGCGCCACGGTGGCTGGCATGTAAGAGCCTTTCCATGTCAAGGAAGTAGAACTCCTGGATTCTGCGCTATGCAAATGACTTCACAGCCAGGCTCCTTCCCATAACTGCAAGTGTGTGGTGGTGAAGCTGCCCTACAGGGAGTTCACTGGCCATGGGGTTTTAGAGGTGAAGCATTTCAAAACTGAAATCTGAAAGAGTATAGTTTTGGATTAACTCAGTTTTTATTATCTCTTTGGATACTGTTAGACCTTCAGAGGTTTACAGAAGACCCTCAGGCATCTggcttttaattgaaaaatattcaGCTTTAATCATTGAACTTAATATCAGAAAAGAATGAAGTGTCCGTTTAATAGTCCCCGGACTGCAGATGATATTAAGTAGCTATAAGAAAGACTTTCGTCACATGCTTCCACAGTTAAGGATTGCCATGCATGGCTCACCAGATTCCCCCAGCCCTGTTTATACCTTTTTTCTGTTGTCTATGCCTATCTAAGATGTCTCAGCGTAGCGTGCTTattgtctctttccttctcttgaacacaagctctaggggtagGGGTTTGGTCGGTTTTATTGTTGGACCTGTTGGCTTTGACGGATAACAAAGTGCCAGtgtaataagaaaagaaaactgtgtttGTTGACAgaatggtttttttaaaaaaaaaaaaaaatctgagatgtCACCTAGGGAAAGACACATTCAGATTTGAAagatagtaaaaacaaaacaaaacaaaacaaaacaaacaaacaaaaaacattagcTTAAAATGTTTGCTGTAGGAACAGGCTTGAATCTGGGAGATTTTAGACTGTTCCTTGTGAGCCGTGGGAACTTTCTTGACTTACTGAAGTAGAGATGAAAAATGGGAAGAAACTGCTGTGTTCACAGTCCTCCACAGATGTGCTCACTGTCCCCCACATCTGCCTAGCATCAGCAGGGGTAGCTGTTATAATTAACACTCACAGAACACCTGCTATGTGAGAGGTTATATCCTGGCCTTCTTGCTCATATgaattcatttcatctttaaCTTGACTCTTCGGGGAAGGCACTTGCCCATGACcatggtttgttttctttcctatttacTATCTTTCAAATCTGAAGGTGTCTTTCCCTAGATTCAATGTTACACAGCAGTGTAATGCCCATTTTCAGGCGTTAAAAATTTGAGGGCCGAAGAAATAATGTGATCTGCCTAAATTCTACCCTGATAAAATTATGCAGCCAGGTTCTGAATCTAACTAGCCCATCTCTAAAGTCTACGTCCTTCCTAACCTTGCTTTGTTGCCTATCTTTGTACCTCTGGAGTGGGTATCAAGTTACAGGATGGCTTTAAATGTGATTTGAATGTTTCCTGGTTTTGATCACAGAGGTAACAGAGTGTTCTAGAGCTAAACCAGAGgtttgaaaacaaacagaacttgTCTTTGAGGTGTTATAAACATGTGTGTGATTATGAAGGATATATCTGGTACCAATATATATAGCTTGTATTATAAGAAATGGTCATTGTGAAGATCAAAAGGAAATAACTCACTGATTTCATGTGGTTGATTCAATCTAACACATGGTATATTCTAAAAATGTACTAAAAAGatattcaaaagaagaaacaagtggAACAAGGAGTATTTGGCCATTTTGACAACTCGGGATCAGTGTATGTTAAGATGAAATTCATCGTTAACAAATGGAGATTGTCTCAGCCATCTTGAAGCTTATTTTAGCCAGTGCTTTATCACATCCAActcaatatttgtttttaatgtctgaaaGCTATTGGTAAAGGCACTGctgacattttgttttgctttgtgttgaattattagctttattttttttttaattatttacttattatatgtaagtacactgtagttatcttcagacactccagaagagggagtcagatctcattatggatggttgtgagccaccatgtggttgctgggatttgaactcaggaccttcagaagagcagtcagtgctcttaaccgctgagccatctctccagccccgttagCTTTATCTTTGATCCTCAGTTTCTTGAAGAAGACTTTGTAATGCGCTCATTTTTAAAGATGGTGAATTCAATCAAAGACAGACAAGAGGGATGGgtctgtagctcagttggtaggatgCTTGCCTGCCGTTCGTGAAGTTCTGGTTCGATCCCCGGCACAGGGTAGAACTACATGCAGTGGCAACACAGTTGCCTGTGACCACAGCACTCAGGAACTAGAGGCAGGTTGACTttgactacacagcaagttcaaggctagcctggtctacatgcaTCCCttcctcaaaagcaaaacaaaacaaaaataggagaATTGGAAACATCTGTAGAAACCCAAATATAAATCAAtaccctcccctcttcctgtgACAGACATTCAGACTCAGTGACAACCATCACCATTTATGAGGCATGACTAATTTTACAGATCCTAGAGCAAATGTGCACAATTCTGGTGTTTCCCACCTGCGTCCTCACACAcaggatgggggaaaaaaatggaaagcaaaTATTTCACTCTGAATGTTTTATCATTGACAGTGATTTCAAATTTAAACCTCTAATTTCCCAGAAAAATTAAGTCATGGGCCATGTGGCGTAGACCCTATTGTGGTGACATTATTTCCCAATGTTCCTATTCAATAATGTATAGTAGTCTCATCTTTAGCTGTTCTTGAATGTAATAAATACAAGACTGGGCATGTGCTCATCAAAAAGACGTTGTTGAAATCATAATTATACCTATAATTTATTGGTGGTGGTTTTCTTGGTTCATGGGCAACCAAACATATTACAGCTTTGCTTTGTCTTAGCTACACTGTGTCAACTTCCTGTGAAGATATATTACAATGCTCTTATTATGTCTTTGGTAATGGAGTAGGGACCTAAGCTTCTATCCAGGGCTCTATATAGCTCACTAAAGAATCGTGAGTAGGACAATGATTGCTGAAGAAAtagatatgttttatttatatttaggtaGAAAGACCTGTGGTTTCTAGATAACAGTTTACTTAATTTAGTTGCTACATTTAGTTTGCACTCAGTAAACACCCTGGTGTGGTTTTTACAACAATGAGGTTGTTCCTGAAGCCCAAACATGGCCCAGATTTGAACAGAAGACCTGAGGCAGACTAACACTCACTCCCTGCTGCCCAAGTAGCAGAGCCTGGGACACATTTCTCCAATAGCCAGCCGGCGTTGATGCTCTTTGTAAGCAGACACCACAAAGCCACACGGCTATGGTCGAGCCCTGACCTCTCTTTGCTTCTGACCTAGCCCCGTACCGCAAAATCAACCAGAGAATTTCCGTGGATCCGGCCACTTCTGAGCATGAACTAATCTGTCAGGCTGAGGGTTACCCAGAAGCCGAAGTAATCTGGACAAACAGTGACCACCAACCGGTGAGTGGGAAGAGAACTGTCACCACTTCCCGGACAGAGGAGATGCTTCTCAATGTAACCAGCAGTCTGAGGGTCAACGCCACAGCGAATGATGTTTTCTACTGTACGTTTTGGAGATCACAGTCAGGGGAAAACCACACAGCTGAGCTGATCATCCCAGGTGAGTTGCCTAACTCAGTCTCCGGACTCCTGGCACAATGGCCATCCGTCACAGTAGTTGGCTGAGTGTATGAATACATTACACTTATGTCGGCTAGatgtattctatttcctctttctcttgcaTGCAAGCCATAATGCTACGTGGGAAACACTCAGCAAGAATTAAGTATTTGTTCCTGACAGACTGTATGTTAGTCATTGAGTATTTGTAGATGGATAGGACATAAGTCACTGTGCTCTAGGAAACAGGTGACAGTCACATGTAGGAAATGCTCTTGTAATGTGGGCACCATGGGCACCATGAGAGCAAGCTTATGCTTCAGGAATATAAACTTTGTCACATCAAAGCTGCCCTCTTCCCTCCGGGGCTGCTGTAGTAGGAagtaaatgcttttttaaaaaaaaaaaaatcttatattcaACAGGAAGGATCTTTTCCTCTCATACTCCTCTTCAGGGCATTCCCTGATACTTCAACTCCAGGAAGTCTGCCTGTGCATAGAACACGAGGCTGATGTCTATGGGCAACCGACTAGCTGGGTTGTAACTCACCAGGCAAGGGTATTGTAGGGATAGAACAAGCTGCATGAAAATGAGTATAGGAAAATCGTTTGAGAATTCAGCTGTTTCAAAAATTCATTTACCTTACAGAAATAGGGGGCATGGGAGACAGTCTGGTGAGAGGCATTATATGAATATGAACCCAGAGGTATTCTGAGGAGAGTTGCTTCTGCCTCCATCgacacccctcccccccgcaATGTGTGTCAACAGTACATTGACGTTTAGAGATAGCTCTATGAAGTTTagagaagataaataaaattacgTTAAAAAGTCAACCAATATGAAAAGTGCAGCCCAGGATGGGCTCAGAGCCAAAAGGAGCACACAAGTTTGAACgaacttaaataataaataaataataaataaataaataaataaataataaaaaggaagacattcTAACTGGAATTGGACTTTTTCATAAAAGCTATATTGCTGGTTTCCCACCATTAAATGTTTTATGGGCCTGGAGACGTAGCTCAGTTGGgggaatacttgcctagcatccaCAATGATCTGACCCCAGCGCCATATAAACTTGCTTATATAGGGCTCACCTATAGTCCAAACACTtaggtggcagaagcaggaggatgagaagttcagggtcatcctcagctacatggcaagttcaaggccagtatggactgactacaagagaccctgcctcaaagacaaaacaaacaaacatcataaTAAAACAGCAAAAAGCTGTTTTCTGGCCATTTCTTTGTAGGACATCCTGGAGTAACTTAACCACTCTGAGTGTCTCTTCTCATCTGTGACTTGGGTTCATAATGGGACCGAATAGGAGCTGAGTTACGACCGGAGGTGGAAGTTAGCAATCTCAGAGCGTCCCAGAGCCATGGGACCCATTTTGCTCTTTTCAAAACTCCAGGCGGAGAAACAGAGAGACGCTAATGACTAGAGTGCCCAGAGGTCTCAGACATGGAAGGAAATCAGCCCGAATTGGTCCCCGGTCTTGACCGCAGGTGTGGGAGACAGAATTGGCTTAGCAGTGCCCTGCTTTCCGGTGTTTGGGAGTTGGCCTTCCACACCGCATCGGCTGTGTCTATATTAAAGAGTGCACAAGGAAGTTACTGCATTAAGGTTACCATTTAATATTGCAGTCACTTTCTGTGGCATTATGCTAAACGTGTCACAGGCCTGGAGTTCTCTGTACTGCTCCCAGTTTCTTAGGCGACCTGTCTTCTCCTTCCAACCCTTATCTGGCCATTAACTTTCAGTAATCAAGATCACCCTAACATCAAACTACATTTCAGGAGTCATCATTCCCCTGACTATGGCCCAGCAAAGCTTTACCTTCCGTCAGCTTCTCTGTATCCTTTTCCAGAACTGCCTGCAACACGTCTCCCACAAAACAGGACTCACTGGGTGCTTCTGGGATCCATCCTGTTGTTCCTCATTGTAGGGTCCACGGTCCTCTTCTTCTTGAGAAAACAAGGTATTTCCTCCATTGCTGTACTGCCTGCAGGGAAGTGCATGAGGGTCCCTTCACCATGGCCTTGAGCAGGCAGTACCAGAGATGGTACTACCACGTCTGGACAAGAGCAGCCCCACACCACAGGACGTCCTACCCTGCACACTAGCTGAGCCTCACcaggaaacactgtcttgaaaggTGTTGCCCTCCCTTCCCTGGGTTTGCTTTCAGTTACACAGAGTATGTTTTAAGAGTGactctgagccaggcatggtggtgcacgcctttaatcccagcacttggga
Proteins encoded in this region:
- the Cd274 gene encoding programmed cell death 1 ligand 1 — its product is MRIFAVVIFTAWCHLLQAFTITAPKDLYVVEYGSNVTMECRFPVEQELDLHALVVYWEKEDKQVIQLVAGEEDIKPQHSSFRGRASLPKDQLLKGNAALQITDVKLQDAGVYCCMISYGGADYKRITLKVNAPYRKINQRISVDPATSEHELICQAEGYPEAEVIWTNSDHQPVSGKRTVTTSRTEEMLLNVTSSLRVNATANDVFYCTFWRSQSGENHTAELIIPELPATRLPQNRTHWVLLGSILLFLIVGSTVLFFLRKQVRMLDVEKCGIEDTSSKNRTDTQFEET